The Triplophysa dalaica isolate WHDGS20190420 chromosome 5, ASM1584641v1, whole genome shotgun sequence genome window below encodes:
- the ccdc87 gene encoding coiled-coil domain-containing protein 87 isoform X1 translates to MKHTKHDDLIQTVVHSRDRSFKNIREFLCQMDIGVDNMTGRSKEIKSVSSSHEKNKSTPTSLSELCEQLSERITLKSQHYSISHEDQQALSAVLTSELGMIWQDLKIPPVDTTLTHEENVQLCCQTFSEVLRVCEELILQYLLLKDTFRKRGVFTDYANRSRLAAQLASDCTNLLNVRSIRCRIVSGIKANRRVGSGAVAFDEGQRRAPRGNSLNTPCKHDLHVKRCMISTPRENTLADDLKEIEVNIGELDLQNVYDLLPWKVEAVACKIDINGSADSIPSLQKQEMDESPFQNRFRIKGCYSMPDLHRETLLEELEVAPLFRSSSLLVLLSTETNSSPEDHINPREDLKRLLQDSDCEDDTGLEMDLPPLLKAQGSYCCSRLQKLKQRLQKKIEEEKKERSKQQAPAEKPPHPQGAVVSLMAPPQTILHTAPARLSDRVLPETIKLRMYPPVYNVFTKEIDSTSLAQMDQNLIEEEIKMKQVYEELRKSISTKYFSLDEDPRIEAVPTNAKCCPNRNNNQNLFNPSLTRPNPHSMSHRERMERALKRERPVDVSTRAYRAWFNWWKCQLSLDDYLNYISTQDSDYLSVIFHLYDSEDEEEERHKLAQRQKKDMRRKQLESINLLREMKQEYVPGFWNVNTIKMGGLGKDPELEEKYPDGEIQDVGESVCLGDPGESPAAELSDGDQVQARLERVWKALYLPEGQRLDMAIKYSSHEYRDHLREAITAWEQAARLIQRRELLLSQLEDFEREASDPSRFFQQGYHGSSMARMDEANRRENISSQISAVDKELSKIISHVTTRFNDNITYKGRQYKEKMRWDRTEMLYWLQQERRVQSLERFAQGQTALPVRLPPLNHNPELYSFNHETAEDCIQQSHLREMSDTSSYNNT, encoded by the exons ATGAAGCACACCAAACATGATGACCTCATACAAACAGTGGTACACAGTCGAGATCGGTCCTTCAAGAACATTCGAGAATTTCTATGTCAAATGGACATCGGCGTTGACAACATGACAG GCAGGTCTAAGGAGATAAAATCAGTATCTTCATCTCACGAGAAGAATAAAAGCACCCCCACCTCTCTGTCAGAGTTGTGTGAACAGCTGAGCGAGAGAATAACCCTGAAATCACAGCATTACTCCATCTCCCATGAAGACCAACAGGCTCTG TCGGCAGTACTGACCAGTGAGCTAGGTATGATCTGGCAAGACCTGAAAATCCCACCTGTCGATACCACGCTGACCCATGAAGAGAACGTGCAGCTGTGCTGTCAGACCTTCAGCGAGGTTCTGCGCGTCTGTGAAGAGCTGATTCTGCAATACCTGCTCTTGAAGGACACTTTCAGGAAGCGTGGCGTCTTTACCGACTACGCCAACCGAAGCAGACTGGCAGCCCAGCTGGCTTCAGACTGCACCAACCT CTTGAATGTGCGGTCCATTAGATGTAGGATTGTCTCGGGAATTAAAGCTAACAGAAGGGTCGGATCCGGTGCTGTTGCATTTGATGAGGGGCAGCGGAGGGCGCCACGGGGGAACTCACTCAACACCCCGTGTAAACATGATCTTCACGTCAAACGTTGTATGATAAGCACGCCAAGGGAAAATACGTTGGCGGATGATCTCAAAGAG ATTGAGGTGAACATTGGGGAGCTGGATCTTCAGAATGTGTATGACCTCCTACCTTGGAAAGTGGAGGCAGTCGCCTGCAAGATAGACATAAATG GTTCTGCTGACAGCATACCCAGTTTACAGAAACAAGAGATGGATGAAAGTCCTTTTCAAAACCGATTTCGAATTAAG GGATGTTATTCCATGCCTGACTTACACAGGGAGACACTGCTGGAGGAGCTGGAGGTAGCACCACTCTTCCGCTCTTCATCCCTGCTGGTCCTTCTGTCCACTGAGACCAACTCCAGCCCGGAGGATCATATCAACCCACGAGAGGATCTGAAGAG GTTATTACAGGACAGCGATTGCGAGGATGACACAGGCCTTGAGATGGATCTGCCCCCGCTTCTTAAAGCCCAGGGCAGCTATTGTTGCAGCAGACTCCAAAAGCTCAAACAAagactgcaaaaaaaaattgaagaggagAAGAAAGAGAGGAGCAAGCAACAAGCTCCTGCAGAGAAACCTCCGCACCCACAAGGAGCGGTGGTCAGCCTGATGGCACCACCTCAAACCATCTTACACACGGCACCAGCCAGGTTGTCCGACAGAGTTCTCCCAGAGACCATCAAACTCCGCATGTACCCACCCGTCTACAATGTCTTCACTAAAGAG ATCGACTCGACATCTCTTGCTCAAATGGACCAGAACTTGATTGAagaggaaataaaaatgaagcaaGTTTATGAAGAACTACGCAAAAGTATTTCGACAAAATATTTTAGCCTTGACGAG GACCCCAGGATCGAAGCCGTCCCGACTAATGCCAAGTGCTGCCCGAACAGAAACAATAATCAAAATCTGTTTAACCCATCACTAACACGGCCCAACCCACACAGCATGTCACACAG AGAGAGGATGGAGAGGGCATTAAAAAGGGAGAGGCCTGTGGATGTATCCACACGGGCATACAGAGCCTGGTTTAACTGGTGGAAGTGCCAACTGTCATTAGATGATTACCTTAACTACATTTCCACCCAG GACTCTGATTATCTGTCAGTGATCTTTCACCTGTATGACAGtgaggatgaggaggaagagagaCACAAGCTGGCACAGCGGCAGAAGAAGGACATGCGAAG AAAGCAGCTAGAAAGCATTAATTTACTGAGGGAAATGAAGCAGGAATATGTTCCTGGATTCTGGAATGTCAACACCATAAAGATGGGAGGGTTGGGAAAAGATCCAGAACTGGAAG AAAAATATCCAGATGGGGAAATACAGGATGTT ggagagagtgtgtgtctTGGAGATCCGGGTGAGAGCCCAGCAGCTGAATTGTCGGATGGAGATCAGGTGCAGGCCAGGCTGGAGAGGGTCTGGAAGGCTCTCTATTTACCAGAGGGACAGCGGCTAGACATGGCCATCAAATACAGCTCCCATGAGTACAGGGACCATCTGCGGGAG GCAATCACTGCATGGGAGCAGGCTGCCCGGTTGATTCAGCGGAGGGAGCTATTGTTGTCTCAATTGGAGGACTTTGAGAGGGAGGCATCTGACCCCAGCAGATTTTTTCAGCAAG GTTATCACGGTTCATCTATGGCTAGAATGGATGAAGCCAATCGCAGAGAAAATATCAGCTCTCAGATTTCAGCTGTAGATAAAGAATTGTCCAAAATAATCAGCCACGTCACAACACGTTTCAATGACAACATCACCTATAAG GGTCgacaatacaaagaaaaaatgcGCTGGGATCGTACTGAGATGCTGTACTGGCTTCAACAGGAGAGGCGGGTCCAATCGCTGGAGAGGTTTGCGCAGGGACAGACAGCTCTACCTGTGAGGCTGCCTCCTTTAAATCACAACCCGGAACTTTACTCTTTTAACCACGAAACCGCCGAGGACTGTATCCAACAGTCACATCTGAGAGAGATGAGCGATACATCCAGTTACAACAATACTTGA
- the akap14 gene encoding A-kinase anchor protein 14, producing the protein MMDPESSKSANTSDCDHEIKNVDWISCKDFTVEAGEQQIRQYMDTWDLKHPGWLYSVQFLQEQEQEFKKQYHYRVQWSIPTQTAPIPGATASVYFIIEISTIKPNTLPVDVHFLIESTRSKHIPGRTRFREKWLMDVLESKTLLMDTIDF; encoded by the coding sequence ATGATGGATCCCGAAAGCTCAAAAAGCGCAAATACATCCGACTGTGATCATGAAATTAAAAACGTCGACTGGATCTCATGCAAAGACTTTACAGTCGAAGCTGGAGAGCAACAGATCAGACAGTACATGGACACATGGGACCTCAAACATCCCGGATGGCTGTACAGCGTTCAGTTTCTCCAGGAGCAAGAGCAGGAGTTTAAAAAGCAGTACCATTACCGAGTCCAATGGAGCATCCCGACCCAAACAGCCCCGATCCCCGGAGCCACAGCCAGCGTCTATTTCATCATAGAAATCTCTACGATCAAACCAAACACGCTGCCTGTTGATGTGCACTTTCTCATCGAATCAACCCGGTCCAAACATATTCCAGGCCGAACGAGGTTCAGAGAAAAGTGGCTGATGGATGTGCTCGAGAGCAAGACTTTACTTATGGACACTATCGACTTTTAG
- the ccdc87 gene encoding coiled-coil domain-containing protein 87 isoform X2, whose translation MKHTKHDDLIQTVVHSRDRSFKNIREFLCQMDIGVDNMTGRSKEIKSVSSSHEKNKSTPTSLSELCEQLSERITLKSQHYSISHEDQQALSAVLTSELGMIWQDLKIPPVDTTLTHEENVQLCCQTFSEVLRVCEELILQYLLLKDTFRKRGVFTDYANRSRLAAQLASDCTNLLNVRSIRCRIVSGIKANRRVGSGAVAFDEGQRRAPRGNSLNTPCKHDLHVKRCMISTPRENTLADDLKEIEVNIGELDLQNVYDLLPWKVEAVACKIDINGSADSIPSLQKQEMDESPFQNRFRIKGCYSMPDLHRETLLEELEVAPLFRSSSLLVLLSTETNSSPEDHINPREDLKRLLQDSDCEDDTGLEMDLPPLLKAQGSYCCSRLQKLKQRLQKKIEEEKKERSKQQAPAEKPPHPQGAVVSLMAPPQTILHTAPARLSDRVLPETIKLRMYPPVYNVFTKEIDSTSLAQMDQNLIEEEIKMKQVYEELRKSISTKYFSLDEDPRIEAVPTNAKCCPNRNNNQNLFNPSLTRPNPHSMSHRERMERALKRERPVDVSTRAYRAWFNWWKCQLSLDDYLNYISTQDSDYLSVIFHLYDSEDEEEERHKLAQRQKKDMRRKQLESINLLREMKQEYVPGFWNVNTIKMGGLGKDPELEECMIGQRFVCCVFQKNIQMGKYRMLERVCVLEIRVRAQQLNCRMEIRCRPGWRGSGRLSIYQRDSG comes from the exons ATGAAGCACACCAAACATGATGACCTCATACAAACAGTGGTACACAGTCGAGATCGGTCCTTCAAGAACATTCGAGAATTTCTATGTCAAATGGACATCGGCGTTGACAACATGACAG GCAGGTCTAAGGAGATAAAATCAGTATCTTCATCTCACGAGAAGAATAAAAGCACCCCCACCTCTCTGTCAGAGTTGTGTGAACAGCTGAGCGAGAGAATAACCCTGAAATCACAGCATTACTCCATCTCCCATGAAGACCAACAGGCTCTG TCGGCAGTACTGACCAGTGAGCTAGGTATGATCTGGCAAGACCTGAAAATCCCACCTGTCGATACCACGCTGACCCATGAAGAGAACGTGCAGCTGTGCTGTCAGACCTTCAGCGAGGTTCTGCGCGTCTGTGAAGAGCTGATTCTGCAATACCTGCTCTTGAAGGACACTTTCAGGAAGCGTGGCGTCTTTACCGACTACGCCAACCGAAGCAGACTGGCAGCCCAGCTGGCTTCAGACTGCACCAACCT CTTGAATGTGCGGTCCATTAGATGTAGGATTGTCTCGGGAATTAAAGCTAACAGAAGGGTCGGATCCGGTGCTGTTGCATTTGATGAGGGGCAGCGGAGGGCGCCACGGGGGAACTCACTCAACACCCCGTGTAAACATGATCTTCACGTCAAACGTTGTATGATAAGCACGCCAAGGGAAAATACGTTGGCGGATGATCTCAAAGAG ATTGAGGTGAACATTGGGGAGCTGGATCTTCAGAATGTGTATGACCTCCTACCTTGGAAAGTGGAGGCAGTCGCCTGCAAGATAGACATAAATG GTTCTGCTGACAGCATACCCAGTTTACAGAAACAAGAGATGGATGAAAGTCCTTTTCAAAACCGATTTCGAATTAAG GGATGTTATTCCATGCCTGACTTACACAGGGAGACACTGCTGGAGGAGCTGGAGGTAGCACCACTCTTCCGCTCTTCATCCCTGCTGGTCCTTCTGTCCACTGAGACCAACTCCAGCCCGGAGGATCATATCAACCCACGAGAGGATCTGAAGAG GTTATTACAGGACAGCGATTGCGAGGATGACACAGGCCTTGAGATGGATCTGCCCCCGCTTCTTAAAGCCCAGGGCAGCTATTGTTGCAGCAGACTCCAAAAGCTCAAACAAagactgcaaaaaaaaattgaagaggagAAGAAAGAGAGGAGCAAGCAACAAGCTCCTGCAGAGAAACCTCCGCACCCACAAGGAGCGGTGGTCAGCCTGATGGCACCACCTCAAACCATCTTACACACGGCACCAGCCAGGTTGTCCGACAGAGTTCTCCCAGAGACCATCAAACTCCGCATGTACCCACCCGTCTACAATGTCTTCACTAAAGAG ATCGACTCGACATCTCTTGCTCAAATGGACCAGAACTTGATTGAagaggaaataaaaatgaagcaaGTTTATGAAGAACTACGCAAAAGTATTTCGACAAAATATTTTAGCCTTGACGAG GACCCCAGGATCGAAGCCGTCCCGACTAATGCCAAGTGCTGCCCGAACAGAAACAATAATCAAAATCTGTTTAACCCATCACTAACACGGCCCAACCCACACAGCATGTCACACAG AGAGAGGATGGAGAGGGCATTAAAAAGGGAGAGGCCTGTGGATGTATCCACACGGGCATACAGAGCCTGGTTTAACTGGTGGAAGTGCCAACTGTCATTAGATGATTACCTTAACTACATTTCCACCCAG GACTCTGATTATCTGTCAGTGATCTTTCACCTGTATGACAGtgaggatgaggaggaagagagaCACAAGCTGGCACAGCGGCAGAAGAAGGACATGCGAAG AAAGCAGCTAGAAAGCATTAATTTACTGAGGGAAATGAAGCAGGAATATGTTCCTGGATTCTGGAATGTCAACACCATAAAGATGGGAGGGTTGGGAAAAGATCCAGAACTGGAAG AATGTATGATTGGACAACGATTTGTCTGCTGTGTGTTTCAGAAAAATATCCAGATGGGGAAATACAGGATGTT ggagagagtgtgtgtctTGGAGATCCGGGTGAGAGCCCAGCAGCTGAATTGTCGGATGGAGATCAGGTGCAGGCCAGGCTGGAGAGGGTCTGGAAGGCTCTCTATTTACCAGAGGGACAGCGGCTAG